Below is a window of Phocoena sinus isolate mPhoSin1 chromosome 2, mPhoSin1.pri, whole genome shotgun sequence DNA.
gatatgctacagtttttaaaaagttttttttctctagcatctattcttcatttcttcctataGCGCAaaaatttatccctgccccccaaAAAGATTATAAATGCGTGCATGTGCATAACACAGAGGTTTGACTATGGGACATTTCCTTGTTAAAAAGATACCTCAAACTGAGAGAAAATCCTGAATTTGGTTAAGTAATTGAAGTAAACATAAGAGAGAGTCACGAGTACATTTTTACAAAGGCCCAAGATGGGTGTGATCGTTCCCAGGCCAATGATTAAACTAAGTCTAACAAAGATAAAGGGTAGATCCTGGAGCACGATGCCCAGGGAATTCAGAAGTGGGTTCCGGGGAGTCAGTATCATTcgaagaagagaaatgaaactgAAGATGTAGACGGGGTAGACCCAGCCTGACTGGTACACGTTGGGGTGCCCGGCCACCCGCACCATTTCTATGGTGTCTGACCACAGCAGAAAGCTCCAGAGGAAGATCTCAGCACGCACATCCTGCTGCGACATCATTCTCAGGATTCCCCGTTCGAAGGTGGGCTCTTGGGGTCCCTCCAGCTCAGGAGTCGAGCCCCCTGTTGTGGCTCTTGGTAGCCATGACAGCTGGGTCCTCTTGGCTGGCTGCGAAGGTGTcaggttttcttcattttgcctCAATTCATCCGTCACAGTTTTTATTTGCTGCAAACTGGTCGTGTGGATGTGCCTGTCTTCGTTACCTGCAATAAgttgatttatttacattttaactttaaatttttatttagaatttaacttttcttctaattttatttaaatttaaatttttatttaaatttaaattttttatttagaatttaacttttctttcaattttatttaaatttaaattgttatttaaattaaaatgtaagtttttaattgttatttaaatttaattgttatttaaattagatttttatttacctgtgattttagaatttttatttaaagtgagatatttaaatttttatgtaaatttaaatttttatttaaatttaaaaatgaaatttaagtgTTCTCTTATTTGAGGTCTGTTTCACACATGGAATTTCAAGATAGCAATGAGTAGCACAGTGCaaaaaaaacagaggcagagaaggcTCTTTGTGTCTTTGTATTTCCCTGGGTATGGATCCTAAGTCATTTTTACCATTTCAGAATAATTGCCATTAATGGTTACTGAGCTAAGTAAGCACtttcacacattatctcatttaatcctcagataAAAAGGTGAGAGATAGGGATTACTATCCCATTCGATAAATATGGAAACTGGAGTACAAGAGGTGAAGTGATGCCTAAATTCAAATACACAGTTAGGAatgggcagagctggaattcacgCCCAGACTTGTTTGACCCCAATTGACAATCCCTTAACTTTATGGCTGCTAGCACTTTCTAGAAGCAATACATCACATGCTAATTATAAAACAGATACATATCATAAAATCAAATGAATCAAAAGTTCAATGGTCCAATCTTATTTTATAAGACGCCCACAGAGATCACTACAACCCAGATCGCCAAGCTTAGAGTCTGGTGCTAAGAGGGTCTTTTGGGCATGATCATGAGACAGCACAAGAGAGCCTTAGTGAAGGATAACATTCTGTATCCAAGATTCTTAAGCTGTTCTTTCCCCCACAGTCTTTGAACTCGTCAGTGCGATGGGTTAGACTAAAGTATCTCATTTGTGACCATGAAGCTGTGGCTGGTCAACATGTCAGTCATCTGAATGAGTAGGGCGTTTCCTCATTAACATCATaaagtgagtgagtgtgtgtgtgtgtgtgtgtgtgtgtgtgtgtgtgtgagagagagagagacagagagagagagagagagagagggagagaaagagaaagagggagagagagagagggaatgtgTGTGGCTCTCTATACACATGGGTGTTGAGGTTGGGGTTATGAAGGAAGCTCAAATCTCAGAACTTACTGTTGATGGTATGATTTTTCTACATGAAAGGACTAGcacattattttccaaatatttgaacaCTTAAGCACCGTTTTCATTGCTAACGAATTTCTCAGGTCTTGACAAAGTTTACTCAGCAAATGTGCTGAGCTGCCACATTACTTGATAAGACAAAATTTAAAGGGAGTCATTAGATGGAATAGCTCTAAAGGTTAAAGACACAAAGTCGATAAAAGTTGAGATGTACTGAGCTgaagtgaaaacattttaaaacaaataagttaTTATGATTAATGACTAATAAAAGGCTTGCTCACTATAAGTAGGAGTTGTTTAAAGgacaaacctcagttttctttctatacaattaattatttttaaattttaagtgtgaattgattatatttatcaagtaaaaaataaattcttgatgAGATATTATTTGCTTCTGGTATGAATCATTCATAAATAAATGTTAGGAACCATGACCCTTAGAAACTTCCTTATCAAACTTAGATGTCACAGTGGCATGAgtaggaatcttttttttttaaattggaatatagttgatttataatgttttgtcagttcaggtgtacagcaaagtgattcagatatatatatatatatatatatatatatatattcattccttttcagattcttttcccatataggttattacagaatattgagtagagttccctgtgctctagtAGGTCCCTGTGCTcagcaggtccttgttagttatctattttatatacagtagtgtgtatctgttaatcccaatttcataatttatcccttccccctacgtttcccctttggtaaccataagtttgattttgagatctgtgagtctgtttctgttttgtaaataagttcatttgtgttgtttttaaaattagattccacacataagtgatatcatacgacaatggaatattactcagccataaaaaataatttatgaaaaagagaaaaataatgccacttgcagcaacatgggtggacctagagattatcatacttaatgaagtaaggcagacagagaaaggaatCATTCTGATAAATTACattcaagagagaaaaatatatgccaattactattattttaacaATCATAATATCATCTGTTTTTAAACTCAGATGCTCACTTGCATCAATTTTATCTCttactttaccaaaaaaaaatcaatatagaaaATACGTTTCTTAGAGTGTGTCAAGTCTTAGAGCACTCTCCTTCACCTCTCGTAGATCAAGGTGTTCAAATgaaaatccaaattcctttgGCAATAGGAGGAACAAAGCATATAATTTGGGCTTTTGAGGATGACTGCAAATTCAGCATTGTTTCAAAGCCAGGAAGTGCAATCTAAGAAGTGAcacaataacattttttaaacagtcaTTGGGAGTCGTAATACCTGAGGATAAGAGCTGTTGGTACAAGCAACGAATTCTTAGCTAGggttcatttttaatgaaatacaaaAGCCCTAATCCGTGTGTATTTGGTAAAATCAGCCTCATATTTCTCCACGGCTCATTAGGGACTAGTTTAGATTTGGGGACTAGTTTAGGGTCTCTGCTGTCCTCTTTCCAAGTAAGAAGCATTATAACTATGAGCTGGAAAGCTCTGCTGGCCTCCCAAAGGGCAGGGTAGAGCTAAGGATGTTAAGAATTCATTTGGTCATTAGAACAGACCAGCAAGTTTATCCTCCAGTCACATAAACCTTCATGTATTCAATACTATTCCCTTCGGCTCCATGATTAGTTTCcctccaaattattatttttaaaatttccacttaTAGCTggaattctttttattgttgctgttagTTGTCAGGGTTTCTATTTGaggaaaattatatttacttgtGCAAAATCTGTAAAAGATATCAACACAAAGAGAGCAATCTACTCACTTCCTTAAAGGCTCACGTTGCCCTGTAAAAAGTAGAGGTCTTCCctggtccgcctgccaatgcaggggacatgggttcgaaccctagtccaggaagatcccacatgctgtggagcaactaagcctgtgtgctgcaactactgagcctactctCTAGAGTCCaagagccacaagtactgagccagtgtgccacaactactgaagctcgtgtgcctagaagcccgtgctctgcaacaagagaagccactgcaacgagaagcccacgcaccacaatgaagagtagcccccactcgccgcaactagagaaagcctgtgcacagcaatgaagacccaacacacaaCTTTATATCCTCACCGTGCACgccaaataaataaggaaatgcttttttttttttttttgcggtacgcgggcctctcactgctgtggcctctcccgttgtggagcacaggctccggacgcgcagactcagcagccatggctcacgggcccagccactctgcggcatgtgggatattcccggaccggggcacgaacccgtgtcccctgcatcggcaggcagactctcaaccactgcgccaccagggaagcccaggaaatgcAATTTTGATAACAGATAAATGTTTAAGTAGGTAACTCACACctcttttgctttattatttcttcatagtGATGTATTTCTATCTCTAACTTGTTCCCCCAAAGTTTTAGATCACTTACAGGGAAAGTGTAAGTACAACATAACAAATCAGTAGTGAGGAATTTTCTAGAGTGACATGTATTCCtcttgcaaagagaaaaagaaagcaataaaagttatttaaataaaaagagagcaaaaggagagagaagagtcaCAAAAAAGGGCACCTAAAAACAAGACAGGAATGATGCTGCTACtaaaaatgaactttttaaatgaaatcaacattttaattttattcattcaaaaatttcACTGTGTAAAGGCAACTTGGAAAAGGGAAATCTCAGCTTAGGGGTAAAATGGCCTTTTTgagggggaagggggctggaCTCAAGTGCCAACAGCAGGCGAGTGCTAGGTAGCGCCGTTAGTAGGGGGACAGGCTTCAAAACTGCCTCTCCAAACAACAGCTTCAAAACCGCTCCtgacggggggcttccctggtggtccaggggttaagacttcaccttccactgcagggggcacaggttcgatccctggttggggagctaagatccccgcatggcacggccaaaagacTGCGCCTGATGTTGGTTAAGGGCTAGAACACTTGGACACCCAAGCTGTCTGCTGTTAGCAGACACACTGTAGAGTGCTGTTCCAAGCTTAGGCTGGGCATTGAGAATAATGCAGCGGATAATGTCCCTGCCTTCACCACTCCGCCCCCTGGATCTGGGAAGTGACAGTTAAGCAGAGACTGAAGAATAAATAGGAATGAATTATGtgagaatggagaaaggaaattTCCAGGTGTTAGGAAGAGTAGGTGTAAAGTTCCTTCAGCTAAAATGAGCTGAAAGGAGGAGAGTGTGGTGAGGGGCTGGTGGGGGGCAAGAGAgcgaagaagaggagagaagctAAGTCTTAGTGTCTTCTCCATACCAGGTGCCCTTCTAAGCCCTTTCTATGCAACCATTCACTTCATCCTTAGAAAAACTCTATGATGTGGCTAACCaaggggaaaggtgtgggggGAAAGAAATTAGGAATATGAgtttaacagatacaaactactatatataaaacagataggaAGTAAGGATTTAccatagagcacagggaactatattcaacatcttgtaataacctattagggaaaataatctgaaatatatacaatatatataactgaatcactttgctatatacctgaaactaacacaatattataaatcaactatactacaatataataataataataacaataaacctCTATGATGTAGATACTATTatgttcccattttaaagatgagtaagctgaggcagagggagattaaGGATTgtttccagggtcacacagcgaGCAAGGAGAGGGACGGAGCGTGAACCTCAGACCCTTAAGCACTAGACAACACTGTCCGTGGCAAAGCCAGCTGATGTGGAGCTAATGGGCCACGATAAACGTTTTGGACTTGATTCTAAGTTTATTCTAAGTTCACCAAAGATGAGGACAATGCAGGGCACGGGAGCTAGAGAGGACCTGGGGATTCATCAAAGAGGTTCTTGAGGCCATCAAGGCAGCTGATGTGAAATTGAGTTGTTGTTACTCAACTCACAGCAACCAGAAGATCAAATTAAAGATTCATTCAGAAAAAGTATGACTAGTTTTGATGCACAGTCCCTGAAATCAATTTTTCCCTTAGAGGAAAATGgtctagagaaagaaaactgctaatgatttaaatataacatgctgagacaaaaaaaaaatctggaatagAAGAAAAGTCACAGTcttatgaaaaattttttaaaaacatatgaagCACTTTCAGTCAAAGTActttttgagattaaaaaaataatgaggaccttcaagatggcggaggaggaAAATGTGTaaatcatcttcctccccaaaaatacatctacatgtggaacaaatcctacagaacacctactgaacgctggcagaagacctcagacctctcaaaaggcaagaaagtccgcacgtatctgggtagggcaaaagaaaaaagaaaaaacagagacaaaagaatagggacgggacctgcaccagtgggagggagccgtgaaggaggaaaggtttccacacactagaagccccttcacgggtggagactgcgggtggcagaggggggagcttcgaagccgcggaggagagcacagcaacaggggtgtggagggcaaagcggggagattcccgcacagaggatcagggccgaccggcactcaccagcccgagaggcttgtctgctcacccgccggggcgggcggggctgggaactgaggctcaggctccggtcggagcgcagggacaggactggggttggcggcgcgaatacagcctgcagggggttagtgcaccacggctggctgggagggagtccggggaaatgtctggagctgccgaagaggcaagagactttttcttccctctttgtttcctgctgcgccaggaaaggggattcagagtgctgcttaaaggagctccagagatgggcgcgagccgcggctaaaagcacgagacgctaaggccgctgctgccgccaccaagaagcctgtgtgcgagcacaggtcactctccacacccccttccggggagcctgtccAGCCCGCCACTaacagggtcccgggatccagggacaactcccccgggagaacgcacggcgcgcctcaggctggtgcaatgagatactggcctctgccgccgcaggctcgccccgcatccacacccctccctcctcccggcctgaatgagccagagcccccgaatcagcggctcctttaaccccgtcctgtctgagccaagaacagataccctcaggcgacctacacgcagaggcagggccacatccaaagctgagccccgggagctgtgcgaacaaagaagagaaagggaaatctctcccagcagcctcaggagcagcggattaaagctccacaatcaacttgatgtacctgcatctctggaatacatgaatagacaacgactcatcccaaaattgaggcggtggactttgggagcaactgtagacttggggttgctgtatgcgactgactagtttctgatttatatgtctACCTTAGTTtagattttagcacttgttatcattggtggatttgtttattggtttgcttgctctgttattttttaattgcttttttattttaataatatttaatttttaaaaattttaattacttttattttatttcttcttttttttttttttgtcccttttcttctgagccatgtggctgacagggtcttggtgctttgGCCGGGTGTCAGGTCTAGGccttggaggtgggagagccgagttcaggacattggtccaccagagacctcccagccccacgtaatgtCAATCGGcgacagctctcccagagacctccatctcaacgctaagacccagctccactcaacgaccagcaagctccagtgctggacaccccatgccaagcaactagcaacacaggaacacaacaccaccgattagcagagaggctgcctaaaatcataataagatcacagataccccaaaacagaCCACCAAACtcggacctgcccaccagaaagacaagatccagcctcatccactagaacaaaggcaccagtcccctccacgagggagcctatacaacccactaaaccaaccttacccactgggggcagacaccaaaaacaacaggaactatgaacctgcaggcagtgaaaaggagacccccaaacacagtaagttaagcaaaatggggagacagagaaacatgcagcagatgaaggagtaaggtaaaaacccaccagacctaacaaatgaagaggaaataggcagtctacctgaaaagtaattcagagtaatgatagtaaagatgatccaaaatcttggaaatagaatggagaagatacaagaaacatttaacaaggacctagaagaactaaagagcaaacaaacaatgatgaacaacacaataaatgaaattaaaaattctctagaaggaatcaatagcagactaactgaggcagaagaacagataagtgacctggaagataaaatagtggaaataactacctcacagcagaaaaaagaaaaagaatgaaaagaattgaggacactttcagagacctctgggacaacattaaatgtaccagcattcaaattatagaggtcctagaagaagaagagaaaaagaaagggactgagaaaatatttgaagagattatagttgaaaacttccctagtatgggagaggaaatagtcaatcaagtccaggaagtgcagagagtcccatacaggataaatccaaggagacacataccaagacatattaatcaaactatcaaaaattaaacacaaagaacaatattaaaagcagcacaggaaaagcaacaaataacatacaagggaatccccataaggttaacagctgatctttcagcagaagctttgcaagccagaagggagtggcaggacatacttaaagtgatgaaagggaaaaagctgcaatgagattactctaccaagcaaggatctcattcagattggacagagaaattaaaacctttccagacaagcaaaagaagagaattcagcaccaccaaaccagctttaaaacaaatggtaatggaacttctctaggcaggaaacacagagtaggaaaacacctacaa
It encodes the following:
- the TMEM236 gene encoding transmembrane protein 236 isoform X2, yielding MELQSRRPVMMMCVILTTLPSFSFSIAVTKVQKNINASACTLPDMLPDLPVSLVLTCLIMVDIIEKLRTYPLRGRQKSNEDRHIHTTSLQQIKTVTDELRQNEENLTPSQPAKRTQLSWLPRATTGGSTPELEGPQEPTFERGILRMMSQQDVRAEIFLWSFLLWSDTIEMVRVAGHPNVYQSGWVYPVYIFSFISLLRMILTPRNPLLNSLGIVLQDLPFIFVRLSLIIGLGTITPILGLCKNVLVTLSYVYFNYLTKFRIFSQFEVSF
- the TMEM236 gene encoding transmembrane protein 236 isoform X1, which encodes MVSRRLMKLLFFELLELAAFSVPTLVIMEQFADAYQSTRGTPGKAHYWLIVSCSIAYVSSVTLLIWVPVKLLLYRKRHLYQKIKGWRPVMMMCVILTTLPSFSFSIAVTKVQKNINASACTLPDMLPDLPVSLVLTCLIMVDIIEKLRTYPLRGRQKSNEDRHIHTTSLQQIKTVTDELRQNEENLTPSQPAKRTQLSWLPRATTGGSTPELEGPQEPTFERGILRMMSQQDVRAEIFLWSFLLWSDTIEMVRVAGHPNVYQSGWVYPVYIFSFISLLRMILTPRNPLLNSLGIVLQDLPFIFVRLSLIIGLGTITPILGLCKNVLVTLSYVYFNYLTKFRIFSQFEVSF